Proteins from one Anopheles nili chromosome 2, idAnoNiliSN_F5_01, whole genome shotgun sequence genomic window:
- the LOC128731098 gene encoding patatin-like phospholipase domain-containing protein 2: MNLSFAGCGFLGIYHVGVAVAFKKYAPHLLLHRISGASAGALAACCLLCDMPLGEMTSDFFRVVNEARSHSLGPFSPRFNIQTCLLEGLQKFLPPDAHERVNGKLHISLTRVYDGKNVIVSQFNSREDLLQALLCACFIPVFSGLLPPRFHGVRYMDGAFSDNLPTLDENTVTVSPFCGESDICPRDNSSQMFHVNWANTSIELSKENINRFGRILFPPKPEILSSFCQQGFDDALNFLHRNNLISCTRCLAVQSTFVVAEQPAPNLEQQILEEYDPECSECKECTQHRKNALVGSMPDNVLTVFQTYIEQANKGLINWVFRHRGGKLLTALSLPAVLPADIMCATLTKLAAMGVLDRQRVLAHFESLLAYRLMGAAPSIGKQIWAMSEFVLKNLNTILLKVRRRQKAQLTANLQCQIALTEYNQGAGQQHHQHSHRSSIIDMRLDDGKSFSKEIASGYSSGHHSAVGDIDAFDHILQVSSHHDAMYAYYYMDEDNKVKVTEIFDMSESDNPALQTANEREANQQLEFDTDWETTQPDFLYANSYGGDNIIDIEEFDPSIFMSGNHHHLMSGGNNNNSGPPNTLTQYPINPWECSQVQIEELPTDFNDPSLEPEADQQTSLLSESATLLLSKPPSSYSIEM; encoded by the exons GTGAAATGACGTCGGATTTCTTCCGGGTGGTGAACGAGGCCCGATCGCACTCGTTGGGACCGTTTAGCCCACGGTTCAATATCCAGACCTGTTTGCTGGAGGGACTGCAGAAGTTTCTGCCTCCTGATGCGCATGAACGCGTCAACGGCAAACTGCACATTTCGTTGACTCGCGTGTACGACGGCAAGAACGTGATCGTGTCCCAATTCAACAGTCGTGAGGATCTCTTGCAG GCACTTTTGTGTGCTTGCTTCATACCGGTGTTCTCTGGGTTGTTGCCACCGAGGTTCCACGGTGTCCGGTACATGGACGGAGCGTTTTCCGACAACCTGCCAACGCTGGACGAGAACACGGTCACGGTCAGTCCGTTCTGTGGTGAAAGTGACATCTGCCCGCGCGACAACAGCTCGCAGATGTTCCACGTGAACTGGGCCAACACCAGCATCGAGCTGTCGAAGGAAAACATCAATCGGTTTGGGCGCATCCTGTTCCCACCGAAGCCCGAGATCCTGTCGTCCTTCTGTCAGCAGGGTTTCGACGATGCGCTCAACTTCCTGCACCGTAACAATCTCATCAGCTGCACGCGCTGCCTCGCTGTACAGTCGACGTTTGTGGTTGCGGAACAACCTGCTCCGAACCTTGAGCAGCAGATCCTGGAGGAGTACGATCCCGAGTGCAGCGAGTGTAAGGAGTGTACGCAGCACCGTAAGAACGCGCTTGTCGGTAGCATGCCGGATAACGTGCTCACCGTGTTCCAGACGTACATTGAGCAGGCGAACAAGGGTCTCATCAACTGGGTATTCCGGCACCGGGGTGGCAAGTTACTAACAGCGCTCTCGCTTCCGGCTGTCCTGCCAGCTGACATCATGTGCGCAACGCTAACGAA GCTGGCGGCAATGGGTGTCCTCGATCGGCAGCGCGTCCTGGCGCACTTCGAAAGCCTTCTAGCCTATCG ACTGATGGGCGCGGCACCGTCGATAGGCAAGCAGATCTGGGCGATGAGCGAGTTTGTGCTGAAAAACCTGAACACGATCCTCCTGAAGGTGCGCCGGCGACAGAAG GCACAGCTGACCGCGAACCTGCAGTGTCAGATCGCGCTGACTGAGTACAACCAAGGAGCAGgacagcagcaccatcaacaCAGCCACCGCAGCTCGATTATTGACATGCGACTGGATGATGG AAAATCCTTCAGCAAAGAGATCGCCTCAGGATACTCTTCCGGTCATCATTCGGCGGTGGGTGACATCGACGCCTTCGATCACATACTGCAGGTTTCTTCCCATCACGACGCAATGTACGCTTACTACTACATGGACGAAGACAATAAG GTTAAGGTGACGGAAATATTTGACATGAGCGAAAGCGACAATCCTGCTCTACAGACTGCCAACGAGCGCGAGGCGAACCAACAGCTCGAGTTCGACACGGACTGGGAAACGACACAGCCAG ATTTCCTCTACGCCAACTCGTACGGTGGAGACAATATAATTGACATCGAAGAGTTCGATCCCAGCATCTTTATGAGTGGAAACCACCATCATCTCATGAGcggtggcaacaacaacaactccGGACCTCCTAACACCTTGACGCAGTATCCGATCAACCCGTGGGAGTGCTCGCAGGTGCAGATCGAGGAGCTGCCGACCGACTTCAACGATCCCTCGCTCGAACCAGAGGCAGACCAGCAGACGAGCCTGCTGTCGGAATCGGCCACCCTGCTGCTGAGCAAACCACCTTCGTCCTACTCGATCGAAATGTAG
- the LOC128731106 gene encoding two pore potassium channel protein sup-9 — protein sequence MKKQNVRTISLIVCTFTYLLIGAAVFDALESETEKKRWKALSAIENVLITRYNISAEDFKVIETVIMKSEPHKAGQQWKFSGAFYYATTVLTTIGYGHSTPSTVSGKIFTMCYAAIGIPLGLVMFQSIGERVNRLSSVIVHAVKTSFNCKKAIASEVDLILVVTTLSSLTIAGGAAAFSKFEGWSYFDSVYYCFITLTTIGFGDMVALQKDNALNKKPEYVAFALIFILFGLAVVAASLNLLVLRFVTMNTEDEKRDEAQAIQALQIAVKLDGDIITGNTDSVDERCYEHISVINPMTVCHNCPTKFDMTEGGNGCFIETSYRYPLMDCEMTQLRSPAGGPEPGQRMHDFETDDDGLIRPLRYDFHPSRGRASV from the exons atgaaaaagcaaaacgtaCGGACCATCTCCTTGATCGTGTGTACCTTCACCTACCTGCTAATAGGAGCCGCCGTGTTCGATGCTCTCGAGTCGGAGACGGAAAAGAAGCGCTGGAAGGCTCTCAGCG CGATCGAAAATGTGCTCATCACGCGCTACAACATCAGCGCTGAAGACTTCAAAGTCATCGAGACGGTCATCATGAAGTCGGAACCGCACAAGGCCGGCCAGCAGTGGAAGTTCTCGGGGGCGTTCTACTACGCCACCACGGTGCTGACGACGATCGGGTATGGCCACTCGACACCGTCTACCGTCAGTGGGAAGATCTTCACGATGTGCTACGCGGCCATTGGCATCCCGTTGGGGTTGGTCATGTTCCAGAGCATCGGTGAGCGCGTGAATCGGCTGAGCAGCGTGATCGTGCACGCAGTTAAGACGTCATTCAACTGCAAAAAAGCGATCGCGTCTGAGGTCGATCTGATCCTCGTCGTCACTACGCTCAGTTCGCTGACGATCGCTGGTGGAGCGGCCGCATTTAGCAAATTCGAGGGTTGGAGCTACTTTGACTCGGTTTACTACTGCTTCATCACGCTCACGACGATTGGGTTCGGAGACATGGTGGCGTTGCAGAAGGACAACGCGCTCAATAAGAAACCGGAGTACGTGGCGTTCGCGCTCATCTTCATCCTGTTTGGGCTGGCTGTGGTGGCCGCTTCGCTCAATCTGCTCGTACTGCGCTTCGTGACAATGAACACAGAAGATGAAAAACGGGACGAAGCCCAAGCCATACAG GCACTACAAATCGCGGTCAAGCTCGATGGGGACATTATCACCGGCAATACAGATAGCGTGGATGAGCGATGTTACGAGCATATTTCGGTCATCAACCCGATGACGGTGTGTCACAACTGCCCGACCAAATTCGACATGACGGAGGGTGGAAATGGATGTTTCATCGAGACGAGCTACCGGTACCCATTGATGGACTGCGAGATGACGCAGCTCCGATCGCCGGCCGGTGGTCCCGAGCCTGGTCAGCGGATGCATGACTTTGAAACCGACGATGATGGCCTAATACGACCGCTCCGATATGACTTCCATCCGAGCCGTGGCCGCGCGTCCGTTTGA
- the LOC128731095 gene encoding lipase maturation factor 2-like, which produces MEKAHSDKNNDPRPQEPEDVPRVRNMLLRSMCAVYLMAFVSFYCEAEGLYGDAGILPAGRVLANGTLKERLSLLQLGPFIGLGNGHEAIDLLCLVGATVAFLGLVTRTHCRLLSFIVMWSVYFSLVQIAQSFRQQADHLLLEAGFLCILLAPARLSDARHPMEDIALLLLKWLVFRFMFASGSVKLASGCPLWWSLDGLKQHYETMPLPTSYSWYTYQLPDAFHKLSTIYVYLSELVCTWLFFAPSKAVRRFALGWHVFLHLNIIGCGNYGFLSPFVVTLLLTLLDDEDELLVWLQDRLFADGSRRRPARVRGRNQQDATDGDRNGGHLVKAITLLMVVGSWVCFSIGFSDGGQLTVKPSFTKDQYLNVMQAMIRAAPLLVLVLLVRRFLKLLASQDSVGSLADGMRQFSKNLGLLISTIVAFTVFFMSIVPHSRLLPNTAISSPLMTRAYGGLHSLYVVNQYGRHLTKMRPMRRELILEYADDVNSTEWHEYGFQYKPWTLERGSSLPYAWLHFPRFDFKFYDASGSKIDAQKWMYPMVLRLLQHEPAVLDLLNPRHVPSTTPKHIRVSLYRFAYTSFSDGGFWSRERLSDYFSVFSLDDAHLQEKLKQMQYRTTTEPSGASWNWLLRCLLDAVRRFVGAIEGSYLLTGLFVAAGMLIYTQQQQQQHRTGQST; this is translated from the exons ATGGAGAAGGCACACAGTGATAAAAACAATGATCCTAGACCGCAAGAGCCCGAGGATGTGCCACGGGTGCGAAATATGCTGCTGCGTTCGATGTGCGCCGTTTACCTAATGGCATTCGTTAGCTTCTATTGTGAAGCAGAAG GGCTGTATGGAGACGCGGGAATTCTACCAGCGGGTCGTGTCCTGGCGAACGGGACACTTAAAGAGCGACTGAGCCTGCTGCAACTCGGTCCGTTCATTGGACTAGGAAACGGCCACGAGGCGATCGATCTGTTGTGTCTCGTGGGCGCGACCGTCGCATTCCTAGGACTCGTCACCAGGACCCACTGCCGGTTGCTCAGCTTCATCGTGATGTGGTCGGTGTATTTCTCGCTGGTTCAGATCGCGCAATCCTTCCGTCAGCAAGCCGACCACCTGCTGCTGGAGGCTGGCTTCCTTTGCATATTGCTTGCTCCCGCCCGACTATCGGACGCTCGCCATCCCATGGAGGACATCGCGTTGCTTCTGCTGAAATGGCTCGTGTTCCGGTTCATGTTTGCGTCCGGTTCGGTGAAACTGGCTAGTGGGTGTCCGCTCTGGTGGTCGCTGGATGGGCTGAAACAGCACTACGAAACGATGCCGTTGCCAACGTCGTACAGCTGGTACACCTACCAGTTGCCGGATGCGTTCCACAAGCTCAGCACGATCTACGTGTACCTAAGTGAGCTCGTCTGCACGTGGTTGTTCTTCGCTCCGAGCAAAGCCGTCCGCCGATTCGCTCTCGGTTGGCACGTATTCCTCCATCTGAACATTATCGGCTGTGGCAATTATGGATTTTTATCCCCATTCGTGGTAACGCTACTCCTAACGCTGCtagacgacgaggacgagctgcTGGTGTGGCTCCAGGATCGCTTGTTTGCCGATGGATCCCGACGTCGCCCGGCGCGTGTACGCGGTCGCAATCAGCAGGATGCCACGGATGGTGATCGCAACGGAGGACACCTTGTGAAGGCGATCACTTTGCTCATGGTCGTTGGGTCGTGGGTTTGCTTCAGCATCGGCTTCTCGGATGGCGGCCAGCTGACAGTTAAGCCATCCTTCACGAAGGACCAGTACCTGAACGTCATGCAAGCGATGATACGCGCCGCTCCGTTGCTCGTACTCGTTCTGCTGGTGCGAAGATTCCTCAAGCTGCTCGCCTCCCAGGACAGCGTGGGCAGCTTG GCTGATGGCATGAGGCAGTTCTCGAAGAATCTCGGTCTGCTAATTTCCACCATCGTCGCGTTCACGGTGTTCTTCATGTCGATCGTGCCACACTCGCGGTTGTTACCAAACACCGCTATTTCATCACCTCTGATGACCCGCGCATACGGTGGCCTACACAGCCTGTACGTTGTCAACCAATACGGCCGGCACCTGACAAAGATGCGACCGATGCGCCGGGAGCTCATCCTCGAGTATGCGGATGACGTGAACAGCACGGAATGGCACGAATACGGCTTCCAGTACAAACCGTGGACACTCGAACGTGGCTCATCCTTGCCGTATGCGTGGCTGCATTTCCCGCGATTCGATTTTAAATTCTACGACGCTTCCGGCTCGAAAATCGATGCACAAAAGTGGATGTACCCCATGGTACTGAGGCTGCTGCAGCATGAACCTGCCGTGCTGGATCTGCTCAACCCGCGTCACGTTCCATCGACGACACCGAAGCATATCCGGGTGTCACTGTACCGGTTCGCGTACACCTCGTTCTCGGATGGCGGGTTTTGGTCACGGGAACGCCTCAGCGATTACTTCAGCGTATTTTCGCTTGACGACGCACATCTGCAGGAGAAGCTGAAGCAGATGCAGTACCGAACGACGACTGAACCATCGGGAGCTTCGTGGAACTGGCTGCTCCGTTGTCTGTTGGATGCCGTTCGACGGTTCGTCGGTGCCATCGAGGGAAGCTACCTGCTGACGGGATTGTTCGTGGCCGCTGGTATGCTTATCtacacccagcagcagcagcagcagcatagaACTGGACAATCCACTTAG